TATAGGAGAAAAAACTGCTATATTCGaaccttatattttttcagtaTTTTTTGGACtacttataattatattagatatcataattataatatcaaTACCTAAGatcttaataaataataaaaaatataagttgATAGATgacaaaatgaatattaagTGGTACGACTTTTTCTGTAACTTATTAATATGAAGGAAGATCTATAATATCTTTAGATAAACATTCTTCGTAATCATAGctataagtaaaataattttatagatgtatgtgtatatatcatatcatgtatttatgaaaagtaataaattatgttattaatCTTTTTGGGGATCTGAAagttttaatgtttttcatTTCGTATTATAAATTGTTGTTTctgaataattaaatatcattgcttaatatatatatttatttaataaaatagatctttttataaaatatatatatttgagttagtattactatttaatataaaaattaagataattTCATGTGTATTCtctaataaattatattttaaatgaaaaatgcttgtcccattttttatattattatagcctaaaatgaatatttgtatatatattaagataaatatatattaagttttatattaaaaataaatatatatttatttgtatttattacaGCAAAGTGAATGTAGTACAcaaaattgatatatatatatctagaaagtaaatttttaattatattttaaatgtttaataatttaaactaaaaattaaagtacagaatatatacctatattacaagaaatataaaattaaatgaagacaattttttaattataaatgcaaaaaaatataaaaaattcatatacatTAGATAATTGTATTGGTGGcatgaatttttttacaaatgaatatataaaattatattttctttaaaattgctaaaataaatttatagaattaaatttttacaatgaaTAATTGTTTCTCACTTTTTATTAGACTTAGATTAATTTATGAGATagttttatgtataataatttaaaacagtTGTATTCTCCAAGGAAGAAGaatgaaatatgaaaacaattttactagtaatacaaatatataatggattataatatgaaatagtaagagacataattatttttggcGTTTTCGGATATAACGATGCAACATAAAAGTCCCAATGCACGgcgaaaatataattatcattaaCATAATAGGTAAGAAGAAAATTCCAGATATTATTGGATGtttatgattatatttataactcCAATTAGTTTTATCTTCATTAATAATACGATTACGTTTATTACTTGAGCTGATGTGGTCTAAAGATGAATCATTCTCTGagtacaaattttttaaagattcGTGTAGGTTTTTTCTGTTctgaatattattataatattttaatgtagaagatttttcttttaaattatgctTAACGTTAGAAGCTCCAAGTTTTTGAGGTTTTATACGTggcataaaataattcaattCTTCTTGATACGTATTATCATCGTATATTGATTCATTATCTTCTTCTTGAAAAAGgttattttgctttaatGCATATggttttttttcaaatgatgCAATACTTTTGCCttttaaatcatatattttttcttttaaacatttatgtTTATCTTCCAGCGATGCACTTATTTCAGTGCTTAACAATCtgctatatttaatatttaatatgttatttcTGTTCAATTCCTTGTTCCGAGTTTTATCGTAGATATTTGACTAAAAATATAGgttcatattaaatatttaaaaaatgtatatttatatattatatgaataaaatattcctctcatgtaaaaacataaaataaaaaagaaaaagcaaaaaatttaagtataATAACTATGATACCTCGTCAGAATATTTGAATATCCATATTAgacaggaaaaaataaaggctctaataaaaaagatgatcattttagtattttgttttataatggATATTTTTGAAGTTGTAAaagattatataatattttactagatatatttaatatttttcaaaaaaaaataagtatacgAATAACTTGGAACTATGCTCAactattttctattttgtcGATATAACAATTCtttagatttatttttaaaataaatataaatgtagtaCTTAATGAAgtacaataaaaaagttataattaaaaaaaatattttcgtaaaagctataattaaaatagtattaattaatattattcaaataaaacaaataaatatgtatttaatgaGCACGTTACAGAAATAATtgtgttaatattataatttaccatacaaaatttcatttcgaaaaacaattatatatttatatacataatatatattgataaaatattGCTTTAATGAGGATATAATACGAGaaaaaattctaaaaataaaatatgtattagaatatatttagaaaatattctTAGAACAGTTATATTTAGG
This sequence is a window from Plasmodium malariae genome assembly, contig: PmUG01_00_31, whole genome shotgun sequence. Protein-coding genes within it:
- the PmUG01_00057600 gene encoding Plasmodium exported protein, unknown function — translated: MIIFFIRAFIFSCLIWIFKYSDESNIYDKTRNKELNRNNILNIKYSRLLSTEISASLEDKHKCLKEKIYDLKGKSIASFEKKPYALKQNNLFQEEDNESIYDDNTYQEELNYFMPRIKPQKLGASNVKHNLKEKSSTLKYYNNIQNRKNLHESLKNLYSENDSSLDHISSSNKRNRIINEDKTNWSYKYNHKHPIISGIFFLPIMLMIIIFSPCIGTFMLHRYIRKRQK